One Dokdonia sp. Dokd-P16 genomic window carries:
- a CDS encoding GLPGLI family protein has protein sequence MTLKISQWLCIVFVTLTISTAVQAQKIEGVATYQTKTTIDMSRFNRGGQQLSEARKKEIAERMKSFLEKEYTLSFNKDESYYKEEEQLQSPGQGGGGRGFGGGFTQGGIYSNRASNDYARENDMMGKIFLVKDTLNNLNWELVKESKVIGQYPVFKAVATRNIEQNMWSRMGRGARQGQRDREKKEDITATASTKSDIELAEEEPKSETIVAWYTPMIPASHGPDEFGGLPGLILELSTNNTTILCTKVVLNPKEPIAIEPPVKGKKVSREEYQAIVEEKAKEMAERFGGGNRRGQHGGRRF, from the coding sequence ATGACTCTTAAAATATCCCAGTGGTTGTGTATTGTATTTGTGACACTTACAATAAGTACAGCCGTTCAAGCACAGAAAATAGAAGGTGTTGCAACTTACCAAACCAAAACTACGATAGATATGTCACGCTTTAATCGTGGTGGACAGCAACTGTCAGAAGCTCGTAAAAAAGAGATTGCAGAGCGCATGAAAAGCTTTTTGGAAAAGGAATATACACTGAGCTTTAATAAAGACGAGTCTTACTATAAGGAAGAAGAACAACTTCAATCGCCTGGACAAGGTGGAGGTGGACGTGGTTTTGGTGGAGGTTTTACACAAGGAGGTATATACTCTAACCGTGCATCAAATGATTACGCTCGTGAAAATGATATGATGGGTAAGATTTTCTTAGTAAAAGACACCTTAAACAATTTAAACTGGGAGCTCGTAAAAGAGAGTAAAGTAATAGGGCAATATCCAGTATTTAAGGCGGTAGCGACTAGAAATATCGAGCAGAACATGTGGAGCCGCATGGGAAGAGGAGCGAGACAAGGACAGAGAGATCGTGAGAAAAAAGAAGATATTACTGCTACTGCTAGTACAAAAAGCGACATTGAATTAGCAGAAGAGGAACCTAAGTCAGAAACTATAGTTGCTTGGTACACACCTATGATCCCTGCGAGTCACGGACCAGATGAGTTTGGTGGTTTACCAGGACTCATTTTAGAGCTTAGCACAAACAATACGACTATCCTTTGTACAAAAGTGGTACTTAATCCTAAGGAGCCTATTGCTATCGAGCCGCCCGTAAAAGGTAAAAAAGTGAGTAGAGAGGAATACCAAGCCATCGTTGAAGAAAAAGCCAAAGAAATGGCAGAACGTTTTGGCGGAGGTAATAGAAGAGGGCAGCATGGAGGAAGACGTTTTTAA
- a CDS encoding group III truncated hemoglobin gives MKKEIENREDVYTLVTTFYGRIRSDVYLGPIFNKHITDWPHHFEHLTDFWEGNLFFKKIFTGRPLQTHKRVDRDEGYTINEQHFGVWLNHWVQTVDELYEGELAEMAKFRARKIGTFFLVNMFQAKPSH, from the coding sequence GTGAAAAAAGAGATTGAAAATAGAGAAGATGTATATACACTTGTAACCACTTTTTATGGTCGCATACGTAGTGATGTTTATTTGGGACCTATTTTTAATAAACACATTACAGATTGGCCACACCACTTTGAGCATCTTACAGATTTTTGGGAAGGCAATTTATTCTTTAAAAAAATTTTTACGGGAAGACCTTTACAAACGCACAAACGTGTAGATAGGGATGAAGGCTACACTATAAATGAGCAACACTTTGGTGTATGGCTTAATCACTGGGTACAAACGGTAGATGAGCTATATGAGGGCGAACTGGCAGAGATGGCAAAGTTTAGAGCTCGTAAGATTGGCACCTTTTTTCTAGTAAATATGTTTCAAGCAAAGCCTTCACACTAG
- a CDS encoding TonB-dependent receptor, with the protein MLLALPLTLFAQSITLRGVVKDSIGSPLELANIIATNKAEGTLESYGITDASGRYRLDLTTGITYDIKVSYLGLQSVNEEINVAQDAQDITKDFTLKEDPNQLDNVELVYEMPVTIKGDTIVYNTDSFTNGTERKLGDVLKKLPGIEVNDDGQIEVEGKVVSKVMIEGKDFFDGDSKLATKNIPADALKKVEVLKNYNEVSQMRGLGNDQDNVAINIKLKEGKTNFWFGDLTAGAGDGEKFRYLGKAKLFYYSPKGSINIITDFNNTGEVPFTFRDYFNFTGGFRNFNQRGGTSFNVSDSGLGFLTTQNNRANEIETGFAAANFTYTINPKWDISGLALLSDNKTNFVNNSLNTFINQGFTQGFNESTDQRNQLGMAKMSSVYKPNANLQFDYDVLVKKSKQTEFSDGTSIVTRDGAVQEDVVDQDKENEPFSINQNVNLYYTLDENNIFSGTIQHLYQDEDPFYNATLSQEPFTAPDPADMTNEISAIDFMLGANGLFDINQNKNIKTNKLDAKLDYYYILNKKSNINITAGTTLSRQDFNSNLFQILETGTVDDLTETLDGTIIGNDVAFNFSDVFVGLHYKLKTGIFTITPGLTLHNYTTKSEQLGTTTEDSDVRLLPDLFTVLDFSQGKSLRVNYQMTAQYTDVNNFAEGLLFNNYNSLYRGNREIENAIYHNASINYFSFSMFNFTSLFGGVNYSRRVDPIKTSGSFVGINQVASPVNNTNFADETLSANARFSKRFKKWKLNVSASGSYSDLNNIINGEDRNTKNLTQNYTTSAETNFKEAPNFEIGYNFTSTNSDNGVTDRTFFTNRPFANAEWNLGKGFTIGADWSLYNYDDNDDSTEIDNMYSFLEANLYYQKPDSQWEFRIQATNLLNVDTISSNNVNDFTISNTEYFVQPRIAMFTVKYNL; encoded by the coding sequence ATGCTTCTCGCATTACCCTTGACGCTCTTTGCCCAGTCTATAACGCTTAGAGGCGTCGTAAAAGATTCAATAGGGTCTCCACTTGAATTAGCAAACATCATCGCTACAAATAAAGCCGAAGGGACACTTGAATCTTATGGGATAACCGATGCATCAGGACGCTACCGTCTTGATCTTACCACGGGAATTACCTATGATATTAAAGTAAGTTACTTAGGGTTGCAATCTGTAAATGAAGAAATAAACGTTGCTCAGGATGCTCAAGATATTACTAAAGATTTTACACTGAAGGAAGATCCTAATCAACTGGATAATGTGGAGTTAGTCTATGAAATGCCAGTTACCATTAAAGGTGATACCATTGTCTATAATACGGATAGTTTTACAAATGGAACAGAGCGAAAACTAGGCGATGTACTTAAAAAACTTCCAGGGATTGAAGTAAATGATGACGGCCAGATAGAGGTAGAAGGGAAGGTGGTTTCTAAAGTGATGATAGAAGGAAAAGATTTTTTTGATGGTGACTCTAAACTTGCCACCAAAAACATCCCTGCAGATGCACTTAAGAAGGTTGAGGTTCTTAAAAACTATAATGAGGTATCTCAAATGAGAGGTCTAGGTAATGATCAAGATAATGTGGCGATTAATATTAAGCTTAAGGAAGGAAAAACAAATTTCTGGTTTGGAGATCTTACAGCAGGAGCTGGTGATGGAGAGAAATTTAGATATTTAGGAAAAGCAAAGCTATTTTATTACAGCCCTAAGGGAAGTATCAATATCATAACAGATTTCAATAATACTGGAGAGGTTCCATTTACATTTAGAGACTACTTTAATTTTACCGGAGGTTTTAGAAATTTTAATCAGCGAGGAGGGACTTCTTTTAATGTAAGTGATAGCGGATTAGGATTCCTTACCACACAGAACAATCGAGCAAACGAAATTGAAACGGGTTTTGCAGCGGCCAACTTCACTTATACAATAAATCCAAAATGGGATATAAGCGGTCTTGCGTTACTTTCAGATAACAAGACAAACTTTGTAAATAACTCACTAAATACATTTATAAACCAAGGATTTACACAAGGTTTCAACGAGAGTACAGATCAGCGTAACCAGTTAGGTATGGCAAAAATGAGTTCTGTATATAAGCCTAATGCAAACTTACAGTTTGATTATGATGTGCTCGTAAAAAAGTCTAAGCAAACAGAATTTTCAGACGGTACTAGTATCGTAACACGCGATGGTGCTGTACAAGAGGATGTGGTAGATCAAGACAAGGAGAATGAGCCATTTTCTATCAATCAAAATGTAAATCTATATTACACACTTGATGAGAACAACATATTCTCAGGAACTATCCAGCATCTATATCAAGATGAAGATCCGTTTTATAACGCTACGCTTTCTCAGGAGCCATTTACCGCTCCTGACCCAGCAGATATGACAAATGAAATAAGCGCTATCGATTTTATGCTTGGCGCAAATGGTCTTTTTGATATCAACCAAAATAAAAATATTAAAACCAATAAGCTGGATGCAAAATTAGATTACTACTACATTCTTAATAAAAAGAGCAACATTAATATAACTGCTGGAACAACCTTAAGTCGCCAAGACTTTAATTCTAACTTATTTCAAATATTAGAAACCGGAACAGTAGATGATCTTACCGAGACACTGGATGGTACTATCATAGGTAATGATGTTGCATTTAACTTTAGTGATGTGTTTGTAGGACTTCACTATAAACTTAAAACGGGAATTTTTACAATTACTCCGGGATTAACATTGCACAATTATACAACAAAGAGTGAGCAACTAGGCACAACAACAGAAGATAGTGATGTGAGACTACTGCCAGACTTATTTACGGTATTAGATTTTTCTCAAGGAAAAAGCTTACGTGTAAATTACCAAATGACTGCTCAGTATACAGACGTAAATAATTTTGCCGAAGGCTTATTGTTTAATAACTACAACAGTTTGTATCGTGGTAATAGAGAGATAGAAAATGCTATCTATCACAATGCAAGTATCAATTACTTTAGCTTTAGCATGTTCAACTTTACGAGTCTCTTTGGAGGAGTAAATTATTCTCGCAGAGTAGATCCTATCAAGACTTCTGGGTCCTTTGTAGGGATAAACCAAGTAGCTAGTCCAGTAAACAACACAAACTTTGCAGATGAGACATTAAGTGCAAATGCACGTTTCTCAAAACGTTTTAAGAAGTGGAAACTTAACGTGAGTGCAAGTGGAAGCTACAGTGACCTTAATAACATTATTAATGGTGAGGATAGAAATACAAAAAACTTAACGCAGAATTATACAACGAGCGCAGAGACTAACTTCAAAGAAGCGCCAAATTTTGAAATTGGCTACAACTTTACAAGCACAAACTCTGATAATGGTGTGACAGATAGAACATTCTTTACAAACAGACCTTTTGCAAATGCAGAGTGGAATTTAGGTAAAGGATTTACAATAGGTGCAGACTGGAGTTTGTATAATTATGATGATAATGATGATAGTACAGAGATAGATAACATGTACTCTTTTCTAGAAGCAAACTTGTATTACCAGAAACCAGATAGTCAGTGGGAGTTCCGTATACAGGCTACAAATCTCTTGAATGTTGATACCATTTCAAGTAACAATGTAAATGATTTTACAATCTCAAATACAGAGTATTTTGTGCAGCCCAGAATCGCAATGTTTACGGTGAAGTATAATTTATAA
- a CDS encoding response regulator transcription factor codes for MATNKPYILLAEDEPALGLIVKESLESRGFNVTLCTDGVQAINQYQLKKPDILVLDVMMPKKDGFTVAKEVREQDDEIPIIFLTAKSQTADVVEGFSIGGNDYLKKPFSVEELIVRIQNLLQRKTLQQKAEAITIGSYIFDFTRQELRFRESVQKLTHREAHLLFHLHKNRNAVLDRSLILKKLWGDDDFFSARSMDVFISKLRKKLKDDPTIEIVNVRGYGYKLIC; via the coding sequence ATGGCAACAAATAAACCTTATATCTTACTCGCAGAAGATGAGCCAGCACTAGGACTCATTGTAAAAGAAAGTCTGGAGAGTCGTGGCTTTAATGTAACACTCTGCACAGATGGTGTTCAAGCGATAAATCAATACCAACTTAAAAAGCCTGACATCTTAGTGCTCGATGTGATGATGCCTAAAAAGGATGGGTTTACTGTGGCAAAGGAGGTTCGTGAACAAGATGATGAGATTCCTATAATATTTCTCACTGCAAAGTCTCAAACGGCAGATGTGGTTGAGGGGTTTAGTATAGGTGGTAATGATTATCTCAAAAAACCTTTCAGCGTAGAAGAGCTTATTGTAAGAATTCAGAATTTACTACAACGTAAAACATTGCAACAAAAGGCTGAGGCTATAACCATCGGTAGTTATATTTTCGATTTCACAAGGCAAGAATTACGCTTTCGCGAAAGCGTACAAAAGTTAACCCACAGGGAGGCTCATTTACTATTTCATCTTCATAAAAATCGCAATGCCGTTCTAGACCGATCACTTATTCTTAAAAAATTATGGGGTGATGATGATTTCTTTTCTGCAAGAAGCATGGACGTCTTTATATCAAAACTTAGAAAAAAACTAAAGGACGACCCTACTATAGAAATCGTAAACGTACGTGGATACGGATATAAGCTCATCTGCTAG
- a CDS encoding sensor histidine kinase, whose amino-acid sequence MKDKRYSYIIYFIVTVITLTLAIQLYWNYKNYEAGKVQLVRDVQIGLDLAVDQYYEELAAQNTIGIFSKYEEGSGDYLESESFKDFLRKKTDTSVLSIEHIQIENNLDSLGLLTIEGAHPEKIDSIIQSQQQQALTKHFESNSANTSTFVINGSSNKDTLKNNSNMLQRFFTKQRLKTDSVARYDTLASGELKLRDRKNALETLTSKIVISFNDDTIDIKKLDTLVKQQLLTLGIDRAAHSLTYSPKGDTISRPISGVPKNLSPTYDFNVVANSKLLPAESILSLGFNDITTIILKRNLAGIVLSFILIIAVIASLLYLLKIIREQKQLAEIKNDFISNITHEFKTPIATISAAIEGIQHFNKENDKEKTEKYLAMSTTQLGKLNTMVERILDTATLDKEDLSLKKERCNLVEVLEHLIKKYKEIAPDIPITLKSSTSSIWATVDVFHLENAIDNLVDNATKYGKPPVTIAISNTNSNIHLSITDTGKALTKDQASQLFEKFYRVPKGNTHDVKGFGIGLYYTKTIIEKHNGSIEVSTVPQTSFKITIPDGNK is encoded by the coding sequence ATGAAAGACAAGAGGTACTCTTATATCATCTATTTTATTGTTACCGTAATCACGCTTACGCTAGCCATCCAATTGTATTGGAATTACAAAAACTATGAGGCTGGAAAAGTACAGCTTGTGCGTGATGTGCAAATAGGCCTTGATCTAGCGGTAGACCAATATTATGAGGAACTAGCTGCACAAAACACCATAGGTATTTTCTCAAAGTACGAAGAAGGCTCAGGGGATTATCTTGAATCTGAGAGCTTTAAAGATTTTCTAAGAAAGAAAACGGATACCAGCGTTCTGAGCATTGAACATATACAGATAGAAAATAATCTGGACAGCTTAGGTCTTCTTACGATAGAAGGGGCTCATCCAGAAAAAATAGATTCTATAATACAAAGCCAGCAGCAACAGGCACTTACCAAGCACTTTGAATCAAATAGCGCAAACACCTCAACATTTGTCATTAATGGAAGCTCAAATAAAGACACTTTAAAAAACAACAGTAATATGTTGCAGCGATTCTTTACAAAGCAACGCCTTAAAACAGATAGTGTCGCGAGGTATGACACACTAGCCTCTGGAGAATTAAAGTTGCGCGATAGAAAAAACGCTCTAGAAACACTTACCTCTAAAATAGTTATATCATTTAACGATGACACCATTGACATAAAAAAATTAGATACACTTGTAAAACAGCAATTACTGACATTAGGAATAGATCGCGCTGCGCATAGTCTTACATATAGCCCAAAGGGAGACACCATCTCACGCCCCATTTCAGGGGTTCCCAAAAACCTCAGCCCTACCTATGATTTTAATGTAGTTGCAAATTCAAAATTACTCCCAGCAGAAAGTATACTCTCTCTAGGCTTTAATGACATTACCACCATCATCTTAAAACGTAATCTGGCAGGCATAGTACTTTCGTTTATTCTAATCATAGCAGTAATTGCTAGCCTTCTCTATCTACTCAAAATTATACGAGAACAAAAACAACTCGCCGAGATTAAAAATGATTTTATAAGCAATATCACCCACGAGTTTAAAACACCTATAGCCACCATAAGCGCAGCTATTGAAGGCATACAGCATTTTAACAAAGAAAACGACAAAGAAAAAACAGAGAAATACCTTGCCATGTCTACCACACAGCTAGGTAAACTTAATACCATGGTGGAACGCATTCTAGACACCGCAACACTAGATAAAGAAGATTTATCGTTGAAAAAAGAGCGTTGCAACCTAGTGGAAGTGCTTGAACATTTGATTAAAAAATATAAAGAAATTGCACCTGACATTCCTATAACACTTAAAAGTTCAACATCTTCCATATGGGCTACGGTAGATGTTTTTCATCTAGAAAATGCTATTGATAATCTAGTAGATAATGCCACTAAATACGGTAAACCACCAGTAACCATAGCAATAAGTAATACAAATAGTAACATCCACTTGTCAATTACAGATACAGGAAAAGCACTTACAAAGGATCAAGCATCTCAATTATTTGAAAAGTTTTACCGTGTACCCAAAGGAAATACACATGATGTAAAAGGTTTTGGGATAGGACTATACTACACCAAAACTATTATTGAAAAACACAATGGCTCCATAGAGGTGTCTACTGTTCCACAAACTTCATTTAAAATTACAATTCCAGATGGCAACAAATAA
- a CDS encoding O-acetylhomoserine aminocarboxypropyltransferase/cysteine synthase family protein — MSTQKLATKALHAGHDYAANGGTRAVPIYQSTAYVFKDADHAANLFNLSEPGFIYTRLNNPTNDVLEKRLTEIEGGLAAVVTASGTAAINTTLLTLLKQGDHIVASSSLYGGTWNLLSVTLPRFGITTTFVDPSDPQNFEKAAQENTRAFFVESLGNPKLDVLDLKGISAFAKAHKVPFIVDNTVATPALLNPIEHGADIVIHSLTKYINGNGTALGGVIIDAGKFDWSNGKFPEFTEPSAGYHGLVYWDVIKEASFIAKVRIEGLRDHGAALSPFNAFQILQGLETLELRLQKHSKNALELAEWLQTRDEVAWVNYPGLASSKYNDLAKQYLPKGQSGIVTFGVKGGFESAKTISNETKLFSLLANIGDSKSLIIHPASTTHQQLSDEDQVSTGVTKDLIRLSVGLEDIADLKEDLVAAFARVDKNVLV, encoded by the coding sequence ATGAGTACACAAAAATTGGCAACCAAAGCGTTGCACGCAGGACACGATTATGCAGCAAATGGAGGAACTCGAGCGGTGCCTATCTACCAGAGCACGGCTTATGTTTTTAAAGATGCAGACCATGCAGCAAACCTATTTAACCTGTCTGAGCCAGGTTTTATTTACACACGTCTCAATAACCCTACAAATGACGTGCTGGAAAAACGCCTTACAGAGATAGAGGGCGGACTAGCAGCCGTCGTGACCGCCTCAGGAACTGCGGCAATTAACACTACATTACTTACGTTACTAAAGCAGGGAGATCACATTGTAGCTTCTAGTAGTCTTTACGGAGGCACATGGAATCTTCTGAGTGTGACATTACCACGTTTTGGGATTACAACCACTTTTGTAGATCCTTCAGATCCTCAAAATTTTGAGAAGGCAGCCCAAGAAAATACGAGAGCTTTCTTTGTAGAGTCATTAGGTAATCCTAAGCTTGACGTATTAGATTTAAAAGGTATTTCCGCTTTCGCGAAAGCGCACAAAGTCCCTTTCATTGTAGATAACACCGTAGCAACACCAGCGCTACTCAACCCTATCGAGCACGGTGCAGATATCGTGATTCACTCACTTACAAAGTATATAAACGGTAACGGTACCGCACTAGGCGGAGTTATTATAGATGCAGGTAAATTTGATTGGAGTAATGGTAAGTTCCCAGAATTTACAGAGCCTTCCGCAGGATATCATGGCTTAGTTTACTGGGATGTGATTAAGGAAGCATCGTTTATTGCAAAAGTGCGTATAGAAGGATTGCGTGATCATGGTGCCGCTTTGAGTCCATTTAATGCATTCCAAATCTTACAAGGTCTAGAAACACTAGAACTTAGGTTACAGAAACATTCAAAAAATGCCCTTGAACTTGCAGAGTGGTTGCAAACTCGTGATGAGGTGGCATGGGTAAATTATCCAGGTCTTGCTTCTAGTAAGTACAACGACCTTGCAAAACAATATTTGCCTAAAGGACAGAGCGGAATTGTGACCTTTGGTGTAAAAGGAGGTTTTGAGAGTGCAAAAACAATCTCAAATGAAACTAAACTTTTCTCACTGCTAGCAAATATAGGAGATAGTAAATCGCTTATAATTCACCCTGCAAGTACAACCCATCAACAGCTTAGTGATGAGGATCAAGTAAGCACAGGCGTGACTAAAGATTTAATACGTCTTTCTGTAGGTCTTGAGGATATAGCAGATTTAAAAGAAGATCTCGTGGCAGCATTTGCGCGAGTAGATAAAAACGTCTTAGTGTAA
- a CDS encoding GLPGLI family protein, with protein sequence MKSLIITILVTVFAFAKAYSQQLSGIATYQSQRSFDFKMNNDKNNGMSTEIQKQLQAQMRKQFQKEYTLAFVGAESTYQQEESLAAPAPSTNGITVSISGAKGITYHNTTEQKLLKESEIMGKEFLVNDSLPKLKWVLEKEIKNIGVYTCFKATISEEYEQPSFNEETGEEEESVTKTRTITAWYTLDIPVNHGPDEYWGLPGLILEVSDGKFSLMCTKVVLNPKKGVQIVLPEKGKEVTQDEFNKIQEEKMDEMMERHGGERGKNGSRVFTTTEIIRN encoded by the coding sequence ATGAAATCACTTATTATTACTATACTGGTTACTGTTTTTGCTTTCGCGAAAGCGTACTCACAACAACTCTCAGGAATAGCAACTTATCAATCACAACGATCTTTTGACTTTAAAATGAATAATGATAAGAACAATGGAATGAGCACCGAAATACAAAAGCAATTACAAGCTCAGATGAGAAAACAGTTTCAAAAAGAATATACACTTGCCTTTGTAGGCGCAGAATCTACTTACCAACAAGAAGAAAGTCTCGCTGCTCCTGCGCCATCTACTAATGGGATTACAGTCTCAATTTCTGGAGCCAAAGGCATCACATATCACAATACAACGGAGCAAAAATTATTAAAGGAAAGTGAGATTATGGGGAAGGAGTTTTTAGTGAACGACTCGCTACCTAAATTGAAATGGGTGCTTGAAAAAGAAATTAAAAACATAGGAGTATACACTTGTTTTAAAGCTACCATCTCAGAAGAATATGAGCAGCCATCTTTTAATGAAGAGACAGGAGAGGAGGAAGAATCTGTTACAAAGACGAGAACAATCACCGCATGGTACACGCTAGATATACCTGTAAATCATGGTCCAGATGAGTACTGGGGATTACCTGGCTTAATACTAGAAGTGAGTGATGGTAAATTCTCACTTATGTGTACAAAAGTAGTTTTGAACCCAAAAAAGGGAGTGCAAATAGTACTGCCAGAAAAAGGTAAAGAGGTTACCCAAGATGAATTTAATAAGATTCAAGAAGAAAAAATGGATGAAATGATGGAACGTCACGGAGGTGAAAGAGGTAAAAATGGAAGTCGCGTGTTTACAACCACAGAAATCATACGCAACTAG
- a CDS encoding CIA30 family protein, producing the protein MKYLLALLITTAMITSPLSFNFGTSCDNCDDWFVVLDGVMGGLSTGEVEQSAESIIFRGSVSLENNGGFASLRTPYQSYDLSRYTAVTVRYKSTGQDFALTLNKYKRFWRPNYKINLPITEGEWKTVTYNLSDFGTYRLGEPLEGHPDKDDLASIIRLGLISNTKAATDFEIEVDKIVFE; encoded by the coding sequence ATGAAATATCTCTTAGCCCTATTAATTACAACAGCTATGATTACCTCTCCTTTGTCTTTTAATTTTGGAACCTCTTGTGATAATTGTGACGACTGGTTCGTCGTTCTGGACGGTGTTATGGGAGGATTATCTACAGGAGAGGTGGAGCAATCTGCAGAAAGTATCATCTTTCGCGGAAGCGTAAGTCTTGAGAATAATGGAGGTTTCGCATCCTTAAGAACTCCGTATCAATCTTATGACTTATCGCGATATACCGCAGTAACTGTTCGATACAAATCTACAGGGCAAGACTTTGCACTTACGCTCAATAAGTACAAAAGATTCTGGAGACCGAATTATAAAATCAATTTACCGATAACGGAAGGTGAGTGGAAAACTGTCACTTACAATCTTTCAGATTTTGGAACATATAGACTTGGTGAACCTTTGGAAGGTCACCCAGACAAAGATGATCTAGCATCAATCATTCGCCTCGGACTGATCTCAAACACAAAAGCTGCTACAGATTTTGAGATTGAAGTAGATAAAATCGTATTCGAGTAA
- the metK gene encoding methionine adenosyltransferase, whose translation MAYLFTSESVSEGHPDKVADQISDALIDNFLAFDPQSKVACETLVTTGQVVLAGEVRSSAYLDVQKIARETINKIGYTKGEYMFDGNSCGVLSAIHEQSDDINRGVDRDTKEEQGAGDQGMMFGYATKETENFMPLALELSHKLLIELGNLRREDDEITYLRPDAKAQVTIEYSDENVPQRIDAIVVSTQHDDFDEDEAMLGRIRGDIQDILIPRVVGLLPENIANLFNDDIKYHINPTGKFVIGGPHGDTGLTGRKIIVDTYGGKGAHGGGAFSGKDPSKVDRSAAYATRHIAKNLVAAGVADEILVQVSYAIGVVEPMGIFVDTYGTSKVNLSDGEIAKKVTALFDMRPAAIESRLKLRSPMYSETAAYGHMGRTNEVVTKIFKSFDGKEKDIEVELFTWEKLDYVEKVKEAFNL comes from the coding sequence ATGGCTTATTTATTTACCTCAGAATCTGTTTCTGAAGGACACCCAGATAAAGTTGCAGATCAGATTTCTGATGCGCTTATTGATAATTTCCTCGCTTTTGATCCCCAATCTAAAGTTGCTTGCGAAACCCTAGTTACCACTGGACAAGTAGTACTTGCTGGTGAAGTGAGATCTAGTGCTTACTTAGATGTTCAAAAAATCGCTCGTGAGACCATTAATAAAATAGGTTATACGAAAGGTGAATACATGTTTGACGGAAACTCTTGTGGTGTATTATCTGCCATACACGAGCAGTCTGACGATATTAATCGTGGTGTAGATCGCGATACTAAGGAAGAGCAAGGAGCAGGAGATCAAGGAATGATGTTTGGCTACGCTACTAAGGAGACAGAAAACTTTATGCCACTGGCACTTGAGCTTTCTCATAAATTACTTATTGAACTAGGTAACCTACGTCGTGAAGATGACGAGATTACTTATTTACGCCCAGACGCAAAAGCGCAGGTGACTATAGAATATAGTGATGAAAACGTACCTCAACGTATTGACGCTATTGTAGTTTCTACACAGCATGATGATTTTGATGAAGACGAGGCAATGCTAGGTCGCATACGTGGAGATATTCAAGATATTTTAATACCTCGCGTAGTAGGTTTATTACCAGAAAATATTGCAAACCTTTTTAATGATGATATTAAGTATCACATTAACCCAACTGGGAAGTTTGTAATAGGTGGACCTCACGGAGATACTGGTCTTACAGGTCGTAAGATTATTGTAGATACTTATGGTGGTAAAGGAGCTCACGGAGGTGGTGCTTTTTCTGGAAAAGATCCATCAAAAGTAGATCGCTCTGCTGCCTATGCAACACGTCATATTGCAAAAAACCTCGTTGCTGCAGGAGTTGCAGATGAGATTCTTGTGCAAGTTTCTTATGCTATTGGTGTTGTAGAGCCTATGGGAATCTTTGTAGACACATACGGTACTTCTAAAGTAAACTTATCTGATGGTGAGATTGCAAAAAAAGTTACTGCACTATTTGACATGAGACCAGCTGCTATTGAAAGCAGGTTAAAGCTACGTTCTCCTATGTATAGCGAGACTGCTGCTTACGGACACATGGGACGCACAAACGAAGTAGTTACAAAAATCTTCAAGAGCTTTGACGGTAAAGAAAAGGATATCGAAGTAGAATTATTTACTTGGGAAAAACTTGATTATGTAGAGAAAGTAAAAGAAGCTTTCAACCTATAA